Below is a genomic region from Streptomyces sp. NBC_00461.
TTCCCCGGGACGGCGGCCCCAGAGGGGAGAACCATGATGAGCAGCCCGGTTGTCGTGGGAGTGGACGGCTCGCCGTCGAGCCTCGCCGCGGTGGAGGCGGCAGCGTGGGAGGCCGGGCTGCGTGGCGTCGGACTGCGGCTGGTGCATGCCTTCGGGTGGCCGTCGATCCATCTGCCCCATGGAGGGCCGCCCTGGAATCCGGGCACAACCGGAGCTGCGTGAACTGGCCGCCGACATGGTGCTCACCGACGACGACTTCTCGACGATCGTGCGGGCCGTTCGTGAAGGGCGGTCCGTCTACGACAACATCGTCAAGTTCGTCCGCTTCCAGCTGGCCACGAACATCGGGGTCATGCCAGCCCTGCTGGGCGCCTCCCTGGCCGGACTGCCCGCCCCGCTGACAGCGGCCCAACTGCCGTGGATCAACATCATCATGGACGGGCCGCCCGCCATGGCCCTGGCCGTCGACCCCGCCCGCGACGACGTCATGCGCCACCCGCCGCGGGACCCTGAGGAGCGGATCCTGAACGCTCGTCGGTTGTTCGCCATCAGCCGGGCCGGCGCGGTGATGGCCCTCGGCACCGTGGTCCTGCTCGCCCTGGCCCGCCCGGCCTGTGGCACCGACACTGCGCTGACCATGGCGTTCACCGCGTTCGTCCTGTTCCAGTTGTTCAACTCCCTCAACTCCCTCAACGCCCGCGCGGACGACGGCCCCGTGCTCGGCCGCCACCAGTTCCGCAACCGGACCCTGTGGCTGTGCCTGGCCGGTGTCCTTGCCGTGCAGGTCGTCGCGGTCCATCTGCCCTGGGCACGCACGGTCTTCGGCACCGTGCCGCTGGACGCGACGCAGTGGGCCCTGTGTCTAGGCACCGCATCCACGGTGCTCCTGGCCGAGCTGGCCGAGCTGGCCGTACGCGCCGCGCAGTCGGCGCTGCGTGGGTCCGACCGGGCGGTGTGACCGTCGTTCGGGAGGGTTTGGGAGCATCGGGAGCCGGGCCGCTTCTGCCTCGCCCGGGGGGATCTCGTCGTCCCAGGGGCTGGTGGGGCGCCTGCCGGCCCCTGGGCAGCGGCTCGCGGAGGTGTGACCCGCTGTCGGCAGACCGTCACGCTTGGGCGGGACCTGCCAACTGGACGATGCACGGCATGGCAGGGGCGTTCGGCCCCGGTACGGGACCCATGAGCACCTGTCGGCGGCTGTGCAGACACCTCGGGCGAACGTTCCCGTGATCCCAGGATCAACCAGCCCTGTGGCCGCCCCACTGCGGGCCGACCAGGTCCCACTCCTTGCCCCACTGGTCGAAGCGCCGTCGGTCGAGTTGCCACCGTACGGCTGCCCCGGCACCGAGCGTGGCACAACAGACGGCGAGGGCGGCAGCGGCACCGAAGAGGACAGCCTCGGCGGCCGCCACGGCCGGACCCGTCGGCTCGGTGGTGAGGGCTCCGCGGCGGTCCTGCCAGACGGTGACCCGGGATCCGGCCTGCAGACCGGTGCTCACCCGGGTGTATCCGGTACGGGTGACGCCGTCGGGGGCCGTCCAGCGGACCTTCGCCAGGGTCCGGTGCCCCGTTCCCTTGACCGCCGGCACATCGTGTGGGATGGCGCTGACCATGATGGCCTGGACGGAATGCCGCTCGGCGCGCTGGTGTGCGAACTCCTCGTCGGCCGCGTGGGCCGTCACCAGCCCCGCGATGGCGCCTCCCACTGTGATGACGACCCACATCGCCAGGACCATCCAGGCTTCGACGATGTCGTCGTGCCGTCGCAACGGATTGCTCCGCCACCGCCACAGTCGCTTCCTCGTTCCCCTGCTGCCGCGCATCGGTCCGCCCTCCTCGGCCCTCCTCGTCGTCGCCACCCTCCGAAGGTGACGCGGGGCAGCGAGGTGGGACAGGGGCCGACCGGGTGGGATCCGGGGCCGGTCGGCCTGTGCTCGGCCGATCCCCGCTCACCCGTGGAAGGCGCCGGTCGGTCGCCCAACGGGGCCGACCGGCTCGGTCGATCACTTGACGGGGCCGACCGGCCCATGCGGATCCCGCGGACCCAGGACAAGCTGGACGTGCGGGGCAAACCCGGTGACGCGTCGGATGCTCGATTTTCTTGCGGGCCGACGGCGGGTCGCGGGTCAGAGATCCCGTAGGCGATGAGGAGGGCGAGGCGCGACATGAAAGGCTACGTGTTCCACGGCCCCGGGCAGGCCGCCTGGGAAGAGGTCCCCGACCCCGGCATCCAGGAACCCACCGACGCGATCGTGCGGGTCGGTGTCGTCACCATCTGCGGAACGGACCTGCACATCCTCAAGGGCGACGTACCCGAGGTACGGCCCGGCACAGTACTGGGGCACGAGGCGGTCGGCGAGATCGTCGAGGTCGGCAGCGACGTGCGCACCGTACGGCCCGGAGACCGGGTCCTGGTCTCCTGCATCAGTGCCTGCGGGCGGTGCCGTTTCTGCCGTGAGGCCATGTACGGCCAGTGCCGAGGCGGCGGGGGCTGGGTCCTCGGCCACCTCATCGACGGCACGCAGGCCGAGTACGTGCGCGTCCCGTACGCCGACCTCTCCGTCCATCCGTTGCCCAGTGCGGTGGACAGCGAGGACGCCGTGCTGCTGGCCGACATCTTCCCGACGGCCTACGAAGTGGGCGTGCTCAACGGGCACGTACGTCCCGGAGACACCCTCGCCGTCGTAGGGGCCGGGCCCATCGGCCTGGCCGCGATCGCCACGGCTCGGCTGTTCTCGCCCGAGCGCATCATCGCCGTGGACCTGGCGGCGGCCCGCCTGGACGCAGCCGGCAAGCTCGGCGCCGACGCCGTGGCCGACGCCCACGAGGCCCCCGAGCAACTGGTCGCCGACCTCACTGAGGGACTCGGTGCCGACGTGGTCATCGAGGCGGTCGGCGTGCCGGAGAGCTTCGAACTGTGCACGCGCATGGTGCGGCCCGGTGGGCACGTCGCCAACGTCGGAGTGCACGGCAAGCCCGCGACCCTGCACCTGGAAGACCTGTGGATCAAGAACGTGACCATCACCACGGGGCTGGTCGACACCCACTCCACGCCCACCCTTCTGCGGATGGCGGCGTCGGGTCGGCTGCCGACCTCGCAACTGGTCACCCACACCTTCCCGCTCGACCGTATGGAGGAGGCGTACGAGGTCTTCGCCCACGCGGCCGACACCGGAGCGCTCAAGGTCGTCCTCGGCGGGCAGCAGCGCGAGGTCGTCGCCGTGCACGCGGCATGACGGGGGGAAACCACGTCCGCCCGTTGCTGACGCGCGCCGGCCACGCCCGCCGGTGCCGGCCCGCGTCAGCCCTGGGCCAGCACGTCGGCAATCTCCGACGCCCATTGGTCGATCGCTGCCCAGTCGCGGTAGTCCCCGAAGCGGCCTCCGACGAGCCGGAACATGATCCGCCCGGCGCGCGGCAGATGGGCCCGGGTGATGACGCCGGAGAACAGCCGGTGCTCGCGGAAGGAGAGACCGGGCAGACCCTTCTCGATCACCGGGATCTCCTTCGGAGCGATGCGCCGCCACGGCCCGCGCAGGGCGGCCGGCATCCCGACGCTGAACAGCCAGACGGGGCGCGGACCCAGCACATCGAGGTTCTCGCGCACGAAGTCCCTGGCCGGGTCCAGCCAGGCCTGTCCGTGCACGGCACTGCCGAGAACGAACGCCTTGTAGGCGTCCGCGTCGTCCACGGCCTCCATGGGCCTCGCCTCGGCTTTCAGCCCCACGGCGCCAAGCCCGGTGGCCAGGCGCTCGGCGACGCCTCGGGTCGATCCGTGTGCGGTTGTGTACCCGACCAGCACGTCCATGACGTCACCTCGGCATTTCTCGTGTCCCCAAGCGCACAGCCCGTCCCTGATAACCCCTTCTTCACGTCCTGTAGTGCCGATGGTCGTCGAAGGGGTCTGCCTCGCGAAGGCCCGTCTGCCATGGGGACCTGCTCTCCATTCCCCTCAAGCGTCCGGCCGGGACGGCGGACGGCCCAGGGGCTGAGCGGGCGGGCAGCCGGGCCGAACGGCCCTCGATCCCCGTGCGCGCGGTCCTCTCTCGCGCATCCGCGCCTCCCCGGGACGCCGCGCCATGGGCCGAACGGCCCTGGCCGGGGCCGAGTCACCCCTGCTGCCGCCCGGCCGCGGGTGCGACGGTGAAGGTGGAGCCCTGTGCGGGGCTCCCGTACAGACCGACGAAAGGCGGTGGGGAAGATGGAGCTGCCCCTGGTCGTGGGCGTCGACGGATCGGACGGGAGCCTCGCGGCGGTCGACTGGGCCGTGGACGAGGCGGCCCGGCACGGTCTGCCCTTGCGGCTGGTGTACGCCTCGAAATGGGAACGCTATGAGCGTGCCGTTCCGTCCGACAGCCTCGAACGCCCCTCTGAGCGGGTGATGGCAGAGCATGTGGTCGCGTCCGCCGCGGAACGCGCCCGGCTGCGCAACCCGGAAGTGAAGGTCACCGCCGAGGTGGTCGCCGAGGAAGCGGCGTCCGCCCTGCTCCGTGAAGGCCGCAACGCCTCCGTGCTGGTGACGGGTTCACGCGGCCGAGGCGAACTGACGGGTCTGCTCCTCGGCTCCGTGGGACTGGCTGTCGCGGCCCGTGCGCACGGGCCCGTGGTCGTGGTCCGCGGCGACAAGGCCGGCCTGGAGGCCACTCACGAGCGGATCGTGCTGGGTGCGGACGAGCCGGCGACCGGCGGTGAGGCGGTGCGGTTCGCCTTCCGCGAGGCCGAGGCACGCGGATGCACGCTGGACGTCGTGCGCGCCTGGCGCTGCCCCGCCCACGAAGGCGCCGACCACCCCAAGCTGGCCGAGGACCCGGCGCATCGCCACGAGGAGCGGGCGGCCGCCCTGCTCGACGCCCTGGTGGAGGAGGCGGTCGCGGACCATCCGGGGGTCCGGGTGCGCCGCAGCACGGTCGAAGGACCGGCGCGCAAGGTGCTGCTGGGCCGGTCGGCCGCCGCAGACCTGCTGATCGTCGGAGCACAGCGTCGGACCGGTCACGTCGGCCTCCAGCTCGGCCGGGTGGCGCACACGCTGCTGCACCACTCCGACTGCCCGGTGGCGATCGTGCCGCAACAGGCGTGACCGTGCATCGCCCTCCAACCCCCGACACGTCCCGCAGCACGCTCGCACCGGTGCTGCGGGACGTGCACGCCGTCGTCTTCGACACCGACGGAGTGATCACCGACTCGGCCCTGGTACACGCGGCGGCGTGGAAGAAGGCCTTCGACGCCTTCCTGCGCGCCAGCCCGCCCCAGGACCCCGGCCGGCGCCGCCCGTTCGACGTACGGGACGACTATCTGCGATACGTTGACGGCAAGTCCCGTCTGGACGGCGCCACGGCCTTCCTGCACTCACGCGGCGTCGACGCCTCGGCCGAGACGGTGAGCGCGGTGGCGGCGGAAAAGGAGTGCCTGTTCACCGAGCGGCTGCGTGCGCACGGGGCCGACGCGTACCCCGGAACGGTACGGCTGGTGCGTGCCCTGCGCCGGGCCGGAATACCACGGGCGGCGGCTTCCGCGTCCCGCCACGCCGGCGAACTGCTTGCCCACGCGGGGGTACTCGACCTGTTCGACGTCCTCGTGGACGGCGGTGAGGCGGCCCGCCTGGGCCTGCCGGGCAAGCCGCAGCCCGACCTCTTCCTGGAGGCCGTCCGCCGCCTCGGTGTCCCACCCGGTCGCGCCGCGGTCGTCGAGGACGCCCTGGCGGGCGTGGAGGCGGGACGTCGCGGCGGATTCGCCCTGGTGATCGGTGTGGACCGCGCGGCCGGTCCGGACATGGGGGAGAGCCTGCTGCAGCACGGAGCCGACATCGTCGTATCCGACCTCGGAGAACTGGTCGCCCAAGGAGCGTCGAAGTGACGGGCTGGACCTGGGAGTACGAGGGCTACGAGCCCGCCGACGAACGCCTGAGAGAGTCGCTGTGCACGCTGGGCAACGGCTACTTCGCCACACGGGGGGCGTTGCCCGAGTGCGCCGCGGACGAGGCGCATTACCCGGGGACGTATGTGGCCGGCTGCTACAACCGGCTCACCTCCGGCGTGGCGGGCCACCAGGTGGAGAACGAGGACATGGTCAACGTGCCGAACTGGCTGCCGCTGCGCTTCCGCCTTCCCGGGCAGTCGTGGGTCACCCCCGACACCGTGACCGTGCTCGAGCACCGCATGACCCTGCACCTGTCCGCCGGGCTGCTGGAGCGACGGACGCGCTACGACCTCGACGAGGGACGGGTGCTGACGGTCCGTCAGCAGCGCCTGCTGCACATGGCCGACGCTCATCTGGCCGCGCTGCGAACCGAGTTCACGGCAGAGGGCTTCTCCGGCGGGCTCGAGGTCGAGGCGGCACTCGACGGCGGCGTCACCAACGCCGGTGTGTCGCGCTACCGAGATCTGGACGGCCGCCACCTCACCCATGTGCACACGGGCACGGCCGCTCCGGACACCGTGTGGCTGCGCTGCCGTACCCGGACGTCGGACATCCGGATCGGCATGGCGGCCCGCCTGAGCGTCGACGCAACCGTCACGGTCCGCCACGAAGTCCCGCGCGCCCTACAGTTGTTGCGCCTGGACCTGGCCGACGGCCGCACCGCGACCGTCGACAAGACCGTCGCCCTGCACACCTCGCGCGACCCGGCGATCAGCGACCCGCTGTACGCCGCAATCGACCGAGTGACCCGCGCCCCGGGCTTCGACGAACTGGTCGAGTCCCACCTCACGGCCTGGGACCAGCTCTGGCGCCGCGCGGACCTCGATGTCGGCGGAGAGGCCGGCCCCATCCTGCGGCTGCACCTCTTCCACGTCCTGCAGACGCTCTCGCCGCACACCGCCGACCTCGACGTCGGAGTGCCCGCCCGGGGACTGCACGGCGAGGCCTACCGTGGTCACGTCTTCTGGGACGAGCTGTTCGTCCTGCCCTATCTCAACCTGCACTTCCCGGAGGTCTCGCGCGCTCTGCTCCGCTACCGTCACCGGCGACTCGAACAGGCCTGCACCGCCGCCCGGGAGATTGGTCGCCGCGGTGCGCTGTATCCCTGGCAGAGCGGCAGCGACGGGCGCGAGGAGACCCAGCGACTGCACCTGAACCCGCGCTCGGGACGCTGGCTGCCCGACCACTCCCGGCTCCAGCACCACGTCGGCTCGGCCATCGCGTACAACGTGTGGCAGTACTGCGAGGCGAGCGGCGACACCGAGTTCCGGCACACCAAGGGCGCCGAGATGCTGCTGCAGATCGCCCGCTTCTGGGCGGACTCGGCCGTCTACGACGCGGCCCTCGGACGGCATCGCATCAAGGGCGTGGTCGGCCCCGACGAGTATCACGACGCATACCCCGGCGCGCAGGAGCCCGGCCTCGACGACAACGCGTACACGAATGTCACGGCTGCCTGGGTGCTGACCCGCACGCTGGAGTTGGTGGGCTCCCTTCCCGAACCCCGGCGGCGCGAACTCGTCGAGCGCGCAGGGCTGGACGGCGGTGAACTCGAACAGTGGGAGGACGTCTCGCGCACCCTCCACGTCCCCTTCCACGACGACGTCATCAGCCAGTTCGAGGGCTACGGCGACCTCGCCGAACTCGACTGGGACGGCTACCGCGCGCGGTACGGCGACATCAGGCGCCTCGACCGGATCCTGGAGGCGGAGGGCGACACCGTCAATCGTTACCGGGCCTCCAAGCAGGCCGACGTACTGATGCTGGGATACCTCTTCGCACCGGCCGAACTGCAAGGCGTGTTCCGGCGGTTGGGGCTGCGGCTCGACGAGGACACCTGGCGGCGCACCGTCGACCACTACCTGCAGCGCACCAGCCACGGCTCCACGCTCAGCGGCCTCGTCCACGGCTGGGTCCTCGCCCGTGACCGGCGCGCGGAGGCGTGGAAGTTCTGCCAGGAGGCCCTCCGGGGTGACATCGCGGACGTGCAGGGCGGCACCACCGGCGAGGGAATCCATCTGGGCGCCATGGCCGGCACGCTCGACCTCGTCCAGCGTGGGCTGACCGGCCTGGAGACAAGGGGTGGGGCGTTGTGGCTCGACCCCGTGCCGCTGCCGGAACTGTCCTCGTACGGGTTCACCCTGCGCTACCAGGGGCACTGGGGAGTGCAACTCAGGCTGGAGCGCGGTCTGCTGGAGATCGCGGTGCCCTCCTCGGACGGCTCACCGATCGACGTACGACTGCCGGACCGGGCGGTCTGCCTGCAGCCGGGGGAGACGGGGCGGCTGATGCTCGGAGGCTGACGGTGAACTGCGGCCGAGCCCGGCTGGGCATGCCGAAGGGCCGGTCGGTGGGCCCTCGGGGCCCGTACGGCCCAGTGCGGCAGGGGACCGGCGGGAGAAGGCTGGGACCACCTGAAGGGAGGGCTGCCATGAACGGTCCGGTTGTGGTGGGAGTTGACGGCTCGCCGTCGAGTCTGGCGGCTGTGGAAACTGCCGCGCGGGAGGCAGAACGGCGAGGGGTGGGCCTGGAGTTGGTGCATGCCCTGGCGTGGTCCTCGGGTCCGGTGCCGCCCGGTGTCGCGCCTTGGGATCCGGACGGCGCCGGGTTGCGGGACCGGGTGAACGAGGTGTTGACCGATGCCGAATTCCGGGCCCGCAAGGTGGCGCCGCACCTGGCCGTCACACGTGAAGTCCTCATGGGCGAACCGGTGTCGGTGCTGGACTCCGAGGCACGTGCCGCGTCGCTCGCGGTGGTGGGGAGTCATCGCGTGAGCTGGTTGCGGGGTCTGCTGCACGGCTCGATTGCCGGGCATCTGACGGCTCACGGGTCCTGCCCGGTGCTGGTCGTGCGCGGCAGGCAGAACCAAACCGGTCCTGTCGTACTGGCGGACGTGTCGACGGCGGCCCGGGAAGCGGCCGGATTCGCCTTCGCCGAGGCCTCCGAGCGCGGCGTGGATCTGGTGGTCCTGCACCACCGCCATGACCGGCGTTCGTCCGCCGGCTCCCTGTTCGGCCTGTGTGAGAAGTACCCGGAGGTCACCGTGCGCCCTCGGGCGGCCCGGGGCCGCCGTCACCGCGCCCTCGCCGAGGCCAGCGTCAGTGCCCAGCTCGTCGTGGCGGGAGTGCGGCGGTGGCGCGGCACGGCGGCCGCGCTGTCGGCCCCGGACGGCCGTGCGATCGTGCGGCACGCACACTGCTCTGTCGCTCTGGTCCCCTCCGGGAAGCGGTGACCGCTGAGGTCGTGGCGGCGGTGGCCGCGAAACAGGCCCGGCGGAACACACCGCCGGGCCGCCAAACGTCGTGAATCACCGCGCGGGACGGTCTCCCGGTTCGGGCTGTTCCAGGTGCGTGGCGAGAACGGCGGCCTGGACGCGGCGCTGGACGCCGAGCTTGGCCAGCAGCCGGGAGATATGGTTCTTGACGGTCTTCTCCGAGAGATAGAGCCGCTTGCCGATCTCGCGGTTGGTGAGTCCGTCGCCGATCAGCGCGAGGATCTCCCGCTCGCGTGGGGACAGGCCCGCCAGTTCGGGGGCGAGAGCCGGCTCCTCGGTGGGCTCGGCGCGCAGGGACCGCATCAAGCGGGCGGTGGTCGCCGGGTCCAGCATGGACTGGCCCGAGGCGACCGTGCGTACCGCCGAGACCAGGTCCGTACCTTTGATCTGCTTGAGTACGTAGCCCGAGGCCCCGGCCATGATCGCGTCGAGCAGTGCCTCCTCGTCGTCGAACGACGTCAGCATCAGCACGGCCAGCTCCGGCATACGGCTGCGCAGCTCGCGGCAGACGGAGATGCCGTCCCCGTCCGGCAGGCGTACGTCCAGGACGGCCACATGGGGTCGCACCGCCGGAGCCCGGACGAGCGCGTGCTCGACGTTCTCGGCATCGCCGACGACGGAGATGTCCGGCTCTGCCTCCAGCAGGTCGGCAATGCCCCGTCGGACGACCTCGTGGTCGTCGAGCAGGAAGACGCGGATCGGGTCCTGCGCCGTGAACGTGTGTACCTCGGTCATGTCGACCCCTTGTTCCACGGAGGTGTGACGCACGGACTGCGGACCGTGCGTCACGACGATCATCACTCGCCGGGGCCGGACGCACTAGGGCCGACCGGCCCCACTCCTGTCCGCGGCGCGCCCTGACCGGTATCTGCCCGCTCAGGGCCGGTTGGCCCCTCCCATGGGCGACGTCGTGGTGAGACTTTTTAGGTGTGTCCGTGCCCATTACGCCCGTATGGAGGTGCGACCGATGCGGAAGGCCAGACACGTGAAGGTCCTGGGATGGCGCTGGCGGAGCAATCCGCTGGCGGAGCAATCCGCTGCGGAGGCACAGCGACGTGGTGGAGGCGTGGATCGTGCTGGCCGCCTGGACGGTGGCGACGGTGGGGCGGTCGCCGCCGGGGTCGTCGGGGCGCAGGCCGTCGAGCACGCGGTGGAGCAGGATCGGGCGGGACGTCGTCCGGTGGTCGTGGTGCTCGTCAAGGCCGTGCCCGGCAGTGGCCGGGACGTGGTCACCGGTATCAGGTACGACCGGGTGCGGGGGACGGTGCACTGGACCGATGTCAGAGACGGGAAGCGAACCGTCCGTACGGGAACGGTGGACGTGAAGCCCTCGGCGAGGCCGGGGAGCGAGGTGCCGGCGTGGACGGACGGGCGGGGCCGGCTGGTGAGCGCACCGGTGACGTCCGTCGAGGCGTCGACCCGTGTGGTGCTGGCCGGTAGTGGAGTTGGGCGCCGGCCACCGGGCTGGTGGTGCTGGGCGGCGGGTGCCTGGTGAGGTTGCGTGTGCAGCGGCGGGCCACCGAGCGGTGGGGTGCCGAATGGGAGCGGGTCGGGCGGGAGTGGGAGCACACGACCGGCTGAGGCGAAACGGGCCGGTCCGCGGACACCGCGGACCGCTCCTGCACGTCTCAGGCTGTGGTCGAGTCCGGTCCGCCAAGTGCGAACTTCACGTCCACGACCCCCTCGACTGCCCGGACCAGGCGCGCGGCGACGGGCACGAGGGAGGTGTCGCGGACCCGGCCGCCGAGCGTCACGACGCCGTCCCGGACCTCGACCCGTACCGCGGACGAAGGTGCGGGGAAAAGGTACGACACGACTTCCCGCCGGACCTCCTCGGCGATCTCCTCGTCATCACGCAGGAACACCTTGAGCAGGTCCGCCCGGCTGACGATGCCCTCCAGACACCCCGTCTCGTCGACGACGGGCAGACGCTTGACCCGGGCCCGCGCCATGGTTCGCGCGGCCTGCGCGAGTGTGGCGTCCGCGCGGACGGTGAGGGCGGGGGAGGTCATCAGCTCACCGGCGGTGACCGAGCCGGCCTTGGC
It encodes:
- a CDS encoding Rv1733c family protein, which gives rise to MRGSRGTRKRLWRWRSNPLRRHDDIVEAWMVLAMWVVITVGGAIAGLVTAHAADEEFAHQRAERHSVQAIMVSAIPHDVPAVKGTGHRTLAKVRWTAPDGVTRTGYTRVSTGLQAGSRVTVWQDRRGALTTEPTGPAVAAAEAVLFGAAAALAVCCATLGAGAAVRWQLDRRRFDQWGKEWDLVGPQWGGHRAG
- a CDS encoding universal stress protein produces the protein MNGPVVVGVDGSPSSLAAVETAAREAERRGVGLELVHALAWSSGPVPPGVAPWDPDGAGLRDRVNEVLTDAEFRARKVAPHLAVTREVLMGEPVSVLDSEARAASLAVVGSHRVSWLRGLLHGSIAGHLTAHGSCPVLVVRGRQNQTGPVVLADVSTAAREAAGFAFAEASERGVDLVVLHHRHDRRSSAGSLFGLCEKYPEVTVRPRAARGRRHRALAEASVSAQLVVAGVRRWRGTAAALSAPDGRAIVRHAHCSVALVPSGKR
- a CDS encoding flavodoxin domain-containing protein; the encoded protein is MDVLVGYTTAHGSTRGVAERLATGLGAVGLKAEARPMEAVDDADAYKAFVLGSAVHGQAWLDPARDFVRENLDVLGPRPVWLFSVGMPAALRGPWRRIAPKEIPVIEKGLPGLSFREHRLFSGVITRAHLPRAGRIMFRLVGGRFGDYRDWAAIDQWASEIADVLAQG
- a CDS encoding universal stress protein → MSSPVVVGVDGSPSSLAAVEAAAWEAGLRGVGLRLVHAFGWPSIHLPHGGPPWNPGTTGAA
- a CDS encoding response regulator, coding for MTEVHTFTAQDPIRVFLLDDHEVVRRGIADLLEAEPDISVVGDAENVEHALVRAPAVRPHVAVLDVRLPDGDGISVCRELRSRMPELAVLMLTSFDDEEALLDAIMAGASGYVLKQIKGTDLVSAVRTVASGQSMLDPATTARLMRSLRAEPTEEPALAPELAGLSPREREILALIGDGLTNREIGKRLYLSEKTVKNHISRLLAKLGVQRRVQAAVLATHLEQPEPGDRPAR
- a CDS encoding glycoside hydrolase family 65 protein; translated protein: MTGWTWEYEGYEPADERLRESLCTLGNGYFATRGALPECAADEAHYPGTYVAGCYNRLTSGVAGHQVENEDMVNVPNWLPLRFRLPGQSWVTPDTVTVLEHRMTLHLSAGLLERRTRYDLDEGRVLTVRQQRLLHMADAHLAALRTEFTAEGFSGGLEVEAALDGGVTNAGVSRYRDLDGRHLTHVHTGTAAPDTVWLRCRTRTSDIRIGMAARLSVDATVTVRHEVPRALQLLRLDLADGRTATVDKTVALHTSRDPAISDPLYAAIDRVTRAPGFDELVESHLTAWDQLWRRADLDVGGEAGPILRLHLFHVLQTLSPHTADLDVGVPARGLHGEAYRGHVFWDELFVLPYLNLHFPEVSRALLRYRHRRLEQACTAAREIGRRGALYPWQSGSDGREETQRLHLNPRSGRWLPDHSRLQHHVGSAIAYNVWQYCEASGDTEFRHTKGAEMLLQIARFWADSAVYDAALGRHRIKGVVGPDEYHDAYPGAQEPGLDDNAYTNVTAAWVLTRTLELVGSLPEPRRRELVERAGLDGGELEQWEDVSRTLHVPFHDDVISQFEGYGDLAELDWDGYRARYGDIRRLDRILEAEGDTVNRYRASKQADVLMLGYLFAPAELQGVFRRLGLRLDEDTWRRTVDHYLQRTSHGSTLSGLVHGWVLARDRRAEAWKFCQEALRGDIADVQGGTTGEGIHLGAMAGTLDLVQRGLTGLETRGGALWLDPVPLPELSSYGFTLRYQGHWGVQLRLERGLLEIAVPSSDGSPIDVRLPDRAVCLQPGETGRLMLGG
- a CDS encoding HAD family hydrolase, whose translation is MHRPPTPDTSRSTLAPVLRDVHAVVFDTDGVITDSALVHAAAWKKAFDAFLRASPPQDPGRRRPFDVRDDYLRYVDGKSRLDGATAFLHSRGVDASAETVSAVAAEKECLFTERLRAHGADAYPGTVRLVRALRRAGIPRAAASASRHAGELLAHAGVLDLFDVLVDGGEAARLGLPGKPQPDLFLEAVRRLGVPPGRAAVVEDALAGVEAGRRGGFALVIGVDRAAGPDMGESLLQHGADIVVSDLGELVAQGASK
- a CDS encoding universal stress protein; this translates as MELPLVVGVDGSDGSLAAVDWAVDEAARHGLPLRLVYASKWERYERAVPSDSLERPSERVMAEHVVASAAERARLRNPEVKVTAEVVAEEAASALLREGRNASVLVTGSRGRGELTGLLLGSVGLAVAARAHGPVVVVRGDKAGLEATHERIVLGADEPATGGEAVRFAFREAEARGCTLDVVRAWRCPAHEGADHPKLAEDPAHRHEERAAALLDALVEEAVADHPGVRVRRSTVEGPARKVLLGRSAAADLLIVGAQRRTGHVGLQLGRVAHTLLHHSDCPVAIVPQQA
- a CDS encoding zinc-dependent alcohol dehydrogenase family protein; protein product: MKGYVFHGPGQAAWEEVPDPGIQEPTDAIVRVGVVTICGTDLHILKGDVPEVRPGTVLGHEAVGEIVEVGSDVRTVRPGDRVLVSCISACGRCRFCREAMYGQCRGGGGWVLGHLIDGTQAEYVRVPYADLSVHPLPSAVDSEDAVLLADIFPTAYEVGVLNGHVRPGDTLAVVGAGPIGLAAIATARLFSPERIIAVDLAAARLDAAGKLGADAVADAHEAPEQLVADLTEGLGADVVIEAVGVPESFELCTRMVRPGGHVANVGVHGKPATLHLEDLWIKNVTITTGLVDTHSTPTLLRMAASGRLPTSQLVTHTFPLDRMEEAYEVFAHAADTGALKVVLGGQQREVVAVHAA
- a CDS encoding CBS domain-containing protein codes for the protein MNASPHIVSDVMTRTVAAVRRGAAFKDIVRTLQDRKVSAVPVVDTGNQVVGVVSEADLLPKEEFRDSDPDRYTQLRRLSDLAKAGSVTAGELMTSPALTVRADATLAQAARTMARARVKRLPVVDETGCLEGIVSRADLLKVFLRDDEEIAEEVRREVVSYLFPAPSSAVRVEVRDGVVTLGGRVRDTSLVPVAARLVRAVEGVVDVKFALGGPDSTTA
- a CDS encoding cation transporting ATPase C-terminal domain-containing protein translates to MEGRPGIRAQPELRELAADMVLTDDDFSTIVRAVREGRSVYDNIVKFVRFQLATNIGVMPALLGASLAGLPAPLTAAQLPWINIIMDGPPAMALAVDPARDDVMRHPPRDPEERILNARRLFAISRAGAVMALGTVVLLALARPACGTDTALTMAFTAFVLFQLFNSLNSLNARADDGPVLGRHQFRNRTLWLCLAGVLAVQVVAVHLPWARTVFGTVPLDATQWALCLGTASTVLLAELAELAVRAAQSALRGSDRAV